A part of Aegilops tauschii subsp. strangulata cultivar AL8/78 chromosome 2, Aet v6.0, whole genome shotgun sequence genomic DNA contains:
- the LOC141041268 gene encoding uncharacterized protein, producing the protein MRFALKKWQKGLSHIKTLIEKCNWVILWLDNLEDFRSLFRTESNFRKLVKMHHEHLLHLQFIYWKKRCTIRYIKVGEENSKFFQAMATERYRKNSIASLQLSDETVSSDHGMMAKEFLEIFKSRMGTVKPILMGNDILSLISRVQGLEVLTKPFEVKEIEHVIRDLPIDKAPGPDGFNGLFTKKCWPIISSDFITLVKEFHAGTAQLKISMMPSLH; encoded by the coding sequence ATGAGGTTTGCACTTAAGAAATGGCAGAAGGGTTTGTCACATATTAAAACACTGATTGAGAAGTGCAACTGGGTGATCCTCTGGTTAGATAATTTGGAAGATTTCAGGTCCTTGTTCAGAACTGAATCCAATTTTAGGAAATTGGTGAAGATGCATCATGAGCATCTTCTACACTTGCAGTTTATATACTGGAAGAAAAGATGCACTATTAGATATATCAAAGTTGGTGAAGAAAACTCAAAATTCTTCCAAGCCATGGCAACTGAAAGATATAGAAAAAATTCAATTGCCAGTTTGCAGCTGTCTGATGAAACAGTTTCTTCAGACCATGGAATGATGGCTAAGGAATTTCTGGAGATTTTTAAGAGCAGAATGGGAACTGTCAAGCCAATTCTGATGGGCAATGACATTCTCTCTCTTATTTCTCGGGTGCAGGGACTGGAAGTGCTCACAAAGCCCTTTGAAGTTAAAGAAATTGAACATGTTATTAGGGATTTGCCAATTGACAAGGCACCGGGACCTGATGGCTTTAATGGCCTTTTTACGAAGAAGTGTTGGCCGATCATTTCAAGTGATTTCATTACACTGGTGAAAGAGTTCCATGCTGGAACTGCTCAGTTGAAAATCTCAATGATGCCTTCATTACATTGA